The proteins below are encoded in one region of Akkermansiaceae bacterium:
- a CDS encoding FecR domain-containing protein produces the protein MKTTLMLAASLLTVAGAHAETLQSAKVTTKVNDVRIYQPQKSGRQAKVGDSISGHTSVQTGRRSRAELMFQDQTITRLGANSTFSFRRGSRDINLNSGSILLQVPKSAGGATIRTATVTAAITGTTLLMEYNVGKWVKLITLEGNVALKIGDKGAKGGLSGGAKGGLWGGPRKVKVPAGQMIIMRPDGEIITKPVDVDLKRLLATSHLAGNKTFGPLSPEARRHIAKAVAAQEQLKRKGILVSENQIERHPGSSATEHRNTQRDIHDHHHDDYQQEYYEQETAGQTTPTGGSQTSPSTGLPVTAP, from the coding sequence ATGAAAACCACTTTAATGCTCGCAGCCAGCCTTCTCACCGTAGCTGGCGCTCACGCTGAAACCTTGCAGTCAGCCAAGGTGACCACCAAGGTCAACGATGTCCGTATCTATCAACCCCAGAAATCGGGTCGACAGGCCAAGGTGGGCGACAGCATCAGCGGTCACACCTCCGTCCAGACGGGTCGACGCTCACGCGCCGAGCTGATGTTCCAGGACCAAACCATCACCCGTCTCGGAGCCAACTCGACGTTCAGTTTCCGCCGGGGCAGCCGTGACATCAACCTGAACTCGGGCTCGATTTTATTGCAAGTGCCCAAGAGTGCCGGAGGTGCCACCATCCGCACGGCCACCGTCACCGCCGCCATCACCGGCACCACCTTGCTGATGGAATACAATGTGGGCAAGTGGGTAAAACTGATCACGCTCGAAGGCAACGTCGCCCTTAAGATCGGCGACAAAGGAGCCAAGGGAGGCCTTTCCGGAGGTGCCAAAGGTGGTCTGTGGGGAGGTCCCAGAAAAGTAAAAGTCCCCGCCGGACAAATGATCATCATGCGCCCCGATGGCGAAATCATCACCAAGCCGGTGGATGTCGACCTCAAACGTCTGCTCGCCACCTCCCACCTCGCCGGCAACAAAACCTTTGGCCCCCTTTCTCCCGAGGCGCGCCGTCACATCGCCAAAGCGGTGGCGGCCCAGGAACAACTCAAGCGCAAGGGCATCCTTGTCAGTGAAAACCAGATCGAGCGCCACCCCGGCTCAAGTGCCACCGAGCACCGCAACACACAACGTGACATCCACGACCACCATCATGATGATTACCAGCAGGAGTATTATGAGCAAGAAACTGCCGGGCAGACGACCCCTACCGGTGGTTCACAAACATCTCCATCCACCGGCCTGCCAGTAACCGCCCCCTGA
- a CDS encoding sigma-70 family RNA polymerase sigma factor produces the protein MAEFQNDCDLVAAALKGDVTACGKIGNKETTRWLHAVLMKRGASATEAADITADLMADCFGGKKGKPPLLEKYNGQGKLRAFLTRAAINRLIDLKRHQKFEGQLPTRNIDSPPADEFDLLAGEDSEEPEHDQLVGLIRDSLLYAFTQCDPLHLVLMRLVVVYGVRQELVGTLFGWSQSKVSRAISSVMTTIKEETMAEIKRADPWLELEWEDFLSLCRSSTGFLVGAPTENPRS, from the coding sequence ATGGCAGAATTTCAAAACGATTGCGACCTGGTCGCAGCAGCCCTAAAGGGTGATGTAACCGCTTGCGGAAAAATCGGTAACAAGGAAACCACGCGTTGGCTGCATGCTGTGCTCATGAAGCGCGGAGCCAGTGCCACCGAAGCCGCTGATATCACGGCCGATTTAATGGCCGATTGCTTTGGTGGCAAAAAAGGCAAACCTCCCCTGCTCGAAAAATACAACGGCCAGGGAAAGCTACGGGCGTTTCTGACCAGGGCCGCCATCAATCGCCTGATCGACTTGAAACGCCACCAGAAGTTCGAAGGGCAACTGCCGACCCGGAACATCGATTCACCACCTGCCGATGAGTTCGACCTGCTGGCAGGTGAAGATTCCGAGGAGCCCGAACACGACCAGCTGGTCGGCCTCATCCGCGATTCCCTGTTATACGCATTCACCCAATGTGACCCACTCCATCTCGTGCTGATGCGCCTGGTTGTGGTTTATGGCGTCCGCCAGGAGCTGGTCGGCACCCTTTTCGGATGGAGCCAATCCAAGGTCAGCCGCGCCATTTCCTCGGTGATGACCACCATCAAAGAGGAAACCATGGCCGAGATCAAACGCGCCGACCCATGGCTCGAACTTGAATGGGAGGACTTCCTCAGCCTTTGCAGGTCGTCGACAGGGTTTCTGGTCGGTGCCCCCACGGAGAACCCGCGGTCGTGA